One genomic region from Pseudoduganella lutea encodes:
- a CDS encoding methyl-accepting chemotaxis protein translates to MRNNLPVTGHEILLEEGKTIVSTTDLQGNITYANPYFIDISGFTEEELIGAPQNILRHPDMPAEAFADMWDAIRRGFPWTGMVKNRCKNGDFYWVMANVTPVIENGKPVGYMSVRTRPSREMVAEATKAYAAFKDGKAQGLRIRRGKVVADGPLHRVMAAMRLSLSARLVLAGALPAVVLGACAASLFGHGSNALGTVATLAALASLYLGWSLHDSIATPLRTATSLARQMAGGDLTATIDVARDDEAGELLAALRQTTINLRSIIGDVRSNFAQIERATSEIASGNMDLSGRTESQASSLQETAASMEELNSTVRQSATNVSDADRLAVRASEMAGQGGDVVAQVVTTMEGISASSHRVLDIIGIIDGIAFQTNILALNAAVEAARAGEQGRGFAVVASEVRALAQRSAAAAKEIKTLIDQSIHKVDAGTQLTSSAGAIMAEIIASVAQVKQVMNEISNTASEQSMGIGQVNEAVASIDDITQQNAALVEQAAAAAGELVQQTRGVAQAIAVFKVQGQQHGRSAARTASRLTA, encoded by the coding sequence ATGCGGAACAATCTCCCTGTCACCGGCCACGAAATCCTCCTCGAAGAAGGCAAGACCATCGTTTCCACGACGGACTTGCAAGGCAACATCACCTACGCGAATCCGTATTTCATCGATATTTCCGGGTTCACGGAGGAAGAGCTGATCGGCGCGCCGCAGAATATCCTGCGCCATCCGGACATGCCGGCCGAGGCGTTCGCCGACATGTGGGATGCGATCCGCCGCGGCTTTCCCTGGACGGGCATGGTCAAGAACCGCTGCAAGAATGGCGACTTCTACTGGGTGATGGCGAACGTTACGCCGGTGATCGAAAACGGCAAGCCGGTCGGCTACATGTCGGTGCGCACGCGGCCAAGCCGCGAGATGGTTGCCGAGGCAACGAAGGCCTACGCCGCATTCAAGGATGGCAAGGCGCAGGGCCTGCGCATCCGCCGCGGCAAGGTGGTGGCGGATGGCCCGCTGCATCGCGTGATGGCCGCCATGCGCCTGTCACTGTCGGCCCGCCTGGTGCTCGCCGGCGCGTTGCCGGCCGTGGTGCTGGGGGCTTGCGCGGCGAGCCTGTTTGGCCACGGCAGCAATGCACTGGGCACGGTCGCCACGCTGGCGGCACTGGCCTCGCTGTACCTGGGCTGGAGCTTGCACGACTCGATCGCCACGCCGCTGCGCACGGCTACTTCGCTGGCGCGGCAGATGGCCGGCGGCGACCTGACCGCGACGATCGACGTGGCACGCGACGACGAAGCCGGCGAACTGCTGGCCGCGCTGCGCCAGACGACCATCAACCTGCGCAGCATCATCGGCGACGTGCGCAGCAACTTCGCCCAGATCGAACGGGCCACGAGCGAGATCGCCAGCGGCAACATGGACCTGTCGGGCCGCACGGAATCGCAGGCATCGAGCCTGCAGGAAACCGCGGCCAGCATGGAAGAGCTCAATTCCACCGTGCGGCAAAGCGCCACCAACGTGTCCGATGCCGACCGGCTGGCCGTGCGTGCGTCGGAAATGGCCGGCCAGGGTGGCGACGTGGTCGCGCAGGTGGTCACCACGATGGAAGGCATCAGTGCCTCGTCGCACCGCGTCCTCGACATTATCGGCATCATCGACGGCATCGCCTTCCAGACCAATATCCTGGCGCTGAACGCGGCCGTGGAAGCGGCCCGCGCGGGTGAACAGGGCCGCGGCTTCGCCGTCGTCGCATCGGAAGTGCGCGCGCTGGCCCAGCGTTCCGCTGCGGCCGCGAAGGAAATCAAGACGCTGATCGACCAGTCGATCCACAAGGTGGATGCCGGCACGCAGCTGACCAGCAGCGCCGGCGCGATCATGGCCGAAATCATCGCCTCGGTCGCTCAGGTGAAACAGGTGATGAACGAGATTTCCAACACGGCCTCGGAGCAGAGCATGGGCATCGGCCAGGTCAACGAGGCCGTCGCGTCGATCGACGACATCACGCAGCAGAACGCCGCATTGGTCGAACAGGCCGCCGCCGCCGCCGGCGAACTGGTACAGCAGACGCGCGGCGTGGCGCAGGCCATCGCCGTGTTCAAGGTGCAGGGCCAGCAGCACGGCCGCTCCGCGGCGCGCACAGCCTCGCGGCTGACGGCGTAA
- a CDS encoding DUF4214 domain-containing protein: MSTIDFKWSAAAAQLHAHGQSRLETALGNAIDSLLPTDSDVARATFDIGGSALTAYLGNGATLAVGGLGLGLGLGQSVITADNLHLYRAGVGSIELPGQYAIRYALVNGAPQIQGFTGQVSSVAITSQWQPGSAGYDAAIGNVSVRATGSLALDESLAVRGRLTELAFSTTSGIMQGSVQGDFVAGGQGDFSSATVTAANFSYADGSFLRAGDARIDASDLTLSGVAAALGNAANFGGDDVFNLDVATSDILPMIDSGYGNDRIVLTGGADFNVATGAGDDVVTLLKGRSSIQGGDGFDTAVIAGKQADFSASQMGTWNVFIGVGSNEGHSASLQSVERVLFDDGAVAFDIDGHAGQAYRLYTAALGRAPDAAGLGYWVSVLDSGASLRDVANGFVAGDEFASLVVGADSTTFLVKLYGNILHRAPDTSGLQYWQGILDGGGDRAEVVAAFSESTENQAQVIADIQHGIAYTPYG; the protein is encoded by the coding sequence GTGAGCACCATCGATTTCAAATGGTCCGCGGCAGCCGCCCAGCTGCATGCGCATGGCCAGTCCCGCCTTGAAACGGCGCTCGGCAACGCCATCGACAGCCTGCTGCCCACCGACAGCGACGTGGCACGCGCCACGTTCGATATCGGCGGCTCGGCACTGACGGCCTATCTCGGCAACGGCGCAACGCTGGCGGTCGGCGGCCTTGGCCTTGGCCTTGGCCTTGGCCAGTCGGTCATCACTGCCGACAACCTGCACCTGTATCGCGCTGGCGTGGGCAGCATCGAGCTGCCAGGCCAGTATGCGATCCGCTATGCGCTGGTGAACGGCGCGCCGCAGATCCAGGGCTTCACGGGCCAGGTATCCAGCGTGGCCATCACGTCGCAATGGCAGCCCGGTTCGGCCGGCTACGACGCGGCGATCGGCAACGTGTCGGTGCGCGCCACCGGCTCGCTGGCGCTGGACGAAAGCCTGGCCGTTCGCGGCCGGTTGACCGAGCTGGCGTTTTCCACCACGTCGGGCATCATGCAGGGTTCCGTGCAGGGCGATTTCGTCGCGGGCGGGCAGGGCGACTTCTCGTCGGCCACCGTCACCGCGGCGAATTTCAGCTATGCGGACGGCAGCTTCCTGCGGGCCGGCGACGCCCGCATCGACGCGTCGGACCTGACCCTGTCCGGCGTCGCCGCGGCGCTGGGCAACGCGGCCAATTTCGGCGGCGACGACGTGTTCAACCTCGACGTGGCCACGTCGGACATACTTCCCATGATCGACTCGGGCTACGGCAATGACCGCATCGTGCTGACCGGTGGCGCGGACTTCAACGTCGCCACGGGGGCAGGCGACGACGTGGTCACGCTGCTGAAGGGGCGCAGCTCGATCCAGGGCGGCGACGGGTTCGATACCGCCGTCATCGCCGGCAAGCAGGCCGATTTCTCGGCGAGCCAGATGGGCACCTGGAATGTCTTCATCGGGGTCGGGTCGAACGAGGGCCACAGTGCCAGCCTGCAAAGCGTCGAGCGCGTGCTGTTCGACGACGGCGCCGTGGCCTTCGACATCGATGGCCACGCCGGCCAGGCCTACCGCCTGTACACGGCCGCACTGGGCCGGGCCCCCGATGCGGCGGGATTGGGCTACTGGGTGTCGGTGCTCGATTCGGGCGCCTCGTTGCGCGACGTGGCGAATGGCTTCGTGGCGGGTGACGAATTTGCCTCGCTCGTGGTCGGGGCAGACAGCACGACCTTCCTGGTCAAACTCTACGGCAACATCCTGCACCGCGCGCCCGACACGTCCGGGCTGCAATACTGGCAAGGCATTCTCGATGGCGGCGGCGACCGCGCGGAGGTCGTGGCGGCGTTCTCCGAAAGCACCGAGAACCAGGCGCAGGTGATCGCCGACATCCAGCACGGCATCGCCTACACGCCGTACGGGTAA